From the genome of Clostridium cylindrosporum DSM 605:
AAAGGACGTGGAAAGTTTTGAAACTTATAATTGATCAATCCCTTGAAAACAAAGAACTAGAAATCACAATAAAGTGTAATTTAATAGACCCAAAGCTAGAAAAATTAATTTCTCAAATACGTCTTTACTTTTTTTCTATTGTTGGAAGAAAAGATGGAGAAAGCTTCCCTATTCAATTAGAGGATGTATATTATTTTGAATCTATAGATGATAAAACATTTACTTATTGCGAAAAAACAGTGTATGAGTGTGACTTAAAACTTTATGAACTTGAAAATCAACTTGGTGATACTAGCTTTATCAGAATAAGCAAATCTTGTATATTAAATACACTTAAACTAAAAAGCGTTAAGGCACTTTTAAATGGAAAAATGGAAGCTAGTCTTTTAAATGGAGAAAAGCAAATAATAAATCGTCATTACGTAAAGGCGATTAAAAGAAAACTTAATATATAAGGAGGGAAAGCAATGGCTAAACTAAAATATCATTTTATAATTAATTGCATTTCTTTTACCTTTATCACCCTTTCAATCTCAATAATTCAAAGTCTTAATCTAATAGAAAGCATTAAAGTTATAAATATTTATCAGATTTTCCTTATGACTACACTTGTTCAGGTTTTAATGTTTTTTACTAACAAACTTCATATTACAAGCACTTTTTTATTAATTGTCGTTAATCTATTTAATATTTTCATTGTAGTATTTCCACTAGGCTATTACTTTAATTTATTTGACTTATCACTTAGTAGTGTATTAATAGTGACCTTTTTAAATGTAACTTCATTTTTTCTTATCTATTTAGGCTCAATGATTAAAAATCAATGTGACGCAAGCTTAATAAACTTAAAAATTGAGGAGATGAAAAACAAATCAAAATAATTCTTAAAGAGGTGAAATCATTTGAATAAAATAATAGAGGTTAATAAACTAAAAAAATCTTTCAAAGATGTTCAAGCTGTAAAGGGTTTAGACTTTTACGTGGAAGCGGGAGGGCTTTTTGCATTTCTAGGCCCAAATGGTGCAGGAAAGTCTACTACCATTGATATTATCTCGACTTTATTACAGCCTGACAGTGGAAATATCACAATAGATGGCTATACCCTAGGTAAAGACGATGATAAGATACGATCTATAATCGGAATTGTATTTCAAGATAGCCTACTTGACCCTCTTCTTACTGTTAGAGAAAACATATCCTTAAGGGGTAGGTTCTATGGACTGTCTAAATCTGAACTAACCCTTGCAGTAGAGAAAGCATCAACTGCAGCTGGAGTAGTTGAATTTCTAGATAGACCCTACGGAAAATTATCTGGGGGACAAAGACGACGTGCTGACATTGCAAGAGCATTAATCAATACTCCTAAAATACTATTCCTAGATGAGCCAACAACAGGACTTGACCCTCAAACTAGACAAAATGTATGGGAAACAATCGAAAAACTTCAAAGAGAAAATGGAATGACTATTTTTCTAACTACCCATTACATGGAGGAGGCTGCAAATGCTGACTATGTAATAGTTATTGATAATGGGTTAATCTCAGCAAAGGGTACACCAATGGAGCTTAAGATTAACTACAGTTCAGATAATCTAAAGATAAAGCCTAGGGATTTTAATCTACTTCAAAGTACACTAGACTCTGAAAAAATATCATACAAAATTATTAGCGATGTATTTGTAATCCCATTAAAAAGCACATTGGAATCTATTCCAATCATAAAAAAATTAGAAAATAATATTGATAGCTTTGAAGTAGTTAGTGGGAGTATGGATGATGTGTTTATTAATATAACAGGAAAGGAGATTAGAGGATAATGACTTCAATTGCTATAAGAAACTTAAAAATATTTTTTAGAGATAAAAGTGCCATATTCTTTTCATTACTTTCGGCATTGATTATCATAGGACTTTATGCACTATTCCTAGGTGACGCTATAACAAAGGATATGAAGGGAATTGATAATGCAGAGATTTTAATAAACAACTGGATAATGGCTGGGATACTTGCGGTAACATCTATCACAACTACTATGGGTGCATTTGGAACAATGGTTAATGATAGGTCTCGAAAAATATTAAAGGATTTTATATCTTCTCCGATCAAAAGATATGAACTCGTTGGAGGATATATATTAAGTTCATTTATTATAGGTGTTATTATGACTTTTATAACCCTTATAATTGCTGAAGCCTATATATATATTAACGATGGTGAGCTTCTTTCTCTAGTAAATACCCTCAAGGTAATTGGACTTATTATAATATCTGTTCTTTCAAGTAGTGCAATGGTATTTTTCATGGTTTCATTTTTCCAAAGTCAAAATGCATTTGCAACTGCAAGTACAGTAGTGGGAACATTAATAGGATTCCTAACAGGTATCTATATTCCTATTGGTACTCTTCCTGAAGCTGTTCAATTTGTAGTCAAAGTTTTTCCTGTTTCACACTCAGGTGCCCTAATTAGACAGGTTATGATGGAGGATGCCTTGGTTACCTCCTTTGCAGGAGCTCCTAGCAGCTACATTGATAAATTTAATCTTGATATGGGAGTTATATATAAGTTCGGTGATACTACTGTTAGTTTTACAACAAGTATAATTATTCTTATTGTTACTGCTGTAGTCTTTTATATACTTGCTATATTAAATATGTCTAGAAAAATTAAATAAATTCTTATTTAACTGTATAAAAAGCAAGGTGTAAAAACCTTGCTTTTTTATCTATTATTATTTTTCCTAAAAGTAATTAATCTTTTTTAAATACTACTTTACCATCTATTATCACAAGTTCAACTTTAGATTTTATATCAAGTGGGTCCCCATCATATACTACAATATCTGCATCATATCCCGCCTCTACTTTTCCTAACCTATCCTGGCAAGTTAGTATTTCTGCTGCATTTATTGTGATTGACTTTATTGTATCGTTAAATGATAATCCCTGTGCTAAGGCTACAGAGGCAACTGTTCTTAAACACTCTATTGAATTATAAGGATGATCTGTTATTATTGCGGTTTTGATACCTTCTTCAAAAAGTTCTACAATTGAACTATATTTTCTAGACTTTAATTCCATCTTCGTTCTTGGGGTAAGAATTGGTCCAAAGGCTACGGGTATATCTCTCTCTTTCAAATAGCTTTTTACTAAATGTGCTTCGGTACCATGTTCAATAACCATTTTGCTAATATTAAATTCATCTGCAATTCTTACAGCTGTTACTATGTCATCTGCCCTATGAGCGTGAACACGAAGGGGTATCTGATTCTTTAATACTGGGATAACAGCCTCTAGTCTTATATCCCTTTCTTTGATGCTTCCATTTTCTTTATTATCTATGTAGTCCTCTGTTTTCATAAACAACTCACGTATTAAGGCTGCAGTCCCCATTCTTGTTACAGGACACTTAGATTTAGCACCATAGGTACTTAAGGGATTCTCTCCAAGAGATACTTTAAATCCTACTGGATTTTTAACTACCATCTTATCTATAATTTTACCATAGGTTTTTATAGCTACATTTCGTCCTCCAACAACATTGTTGCTTCCTGGACCGCTCATAACACATGTTACACCGGATTTTATTGCATCCTTAAATGAAATATCAAAGGGATTAATTGCGTCTATACTATTTAAATGAGGTGTAACAGGTTCAGAGGTTTCATTATTATCAATACCGATTTTCCCAGTACACTCCTCTATAATACCAAGATGTGTATGACAATCAATAAACCCAGGAAATACAAGCTTCTCTTTTAAGTCGATAACTTCCATATCCTCATACTCATCTGATAGGCTATCACTTATTTCTTTTATTTTACCGTTAACTATAAGTATATCTTTTTTATCATATTTATCTTTTTCTAAATCATACAAAATACCATCTCTTAGTAAGATAGAAGTCATTATAGTCATCCCTCCCTATATATTCCTAGCTAATGTTTAAATCCATTATTACCTTTAATATAACCAAATTGATGTAAAAAATGCACTTTTTAATCTTATTTCCTAAGTCTTAGCTAGTGTTTATAGGCTACAAATAAACTATAAAAAACCTAAGCCATCTCCTTCGAGATGGCTCATAGCTTATTCTAAATTTAATTGAAACCAGAAATTACTTCCCTTCCCAGTTTCACTTATAACTCCATACATTGCTCCATGCATTTCAAGAACTGCCTTAACTATGGAAAGCCCAAGTCCAGTTCCTATGCTAGCTCTTTTATGGACTTTATTTGATTTGTAATATCTATCCCATATGTGATTTATCATATCCTCTTCAATTCCCTGACCTGTATCTACTATCTCTATTTTCACTTTATTACTAGATATATTCTGAGAAACAATTACTTTCTTATCTTCTCCTGTGTAGGTTATAGCATTGTTAATTAGGTTATATATAACCTGGGATATTTTCACCTCGTCTGCATTTACATATACATCACTATCATATAAAAACTCTATGCTATACCCTTCCTTTTCAATGAGTTTTCCGTATCTTTTTAGTATTTCACGAATAGCTTCTGTTATATTAAACTTAGATATATTTAGCCCTTGAGTACCTGACTGCATTTTTGATATGTCCAGTATATCACTTACTAGAGTGGATAGATGCCTTGCTTCATCTATGATTATCTGTACATTTTCAGGTGTATTCTCACCTGGAATATCCCTCATAACCTCTGCATATCCAGTGATCATAGTAAGAGGAGTTCGAAGATCATGTGATATGTTAGCTATAAGTTCTCGCCTTAGATCCTCTACCTTGGATAATTCCCTAGCAGTATAATTTAAGGTATCATTTAATTCCTCTATTTCAAGATATCCTGTGCCGGTGAATTCTGTATCATAATTACCATGTGCGAGCTTCTTTGCAGATTCATTTATATTAATAATCGGCTTTGATATTTTTCTCGATATAAAAATCGCCAAAACTATTGATAGCAGAATAAGTATAAGACTGATATAAATAAGCTGTACCCTTAGGGTTTCTACGGTAGAGTTAATAGGGGTAATTAATGAACTTGCTATAATCATAGCCTGTGACCCATTATCCCTATTAACAAGCTTTGCATATATCATGCTCAATGGAGCACCTCTGTCATGTGACCCATACTTTTCACCTGTAGAATTTTCAAATGGATTCGTCTTAAGTTCTTCCCTTGAAAAAAGCTGGAATGTACTTCCCCCATTATTAAATGCTTTTTTATAGAGACTATATATATCGTCTCCAGTCATTTTATTTAACATATTTTTAGGATTAGAATCTGTATTATAGATGATTTCGCCGCTTTCCTTAACAATAAGTACACTCATGTCATTTTCCCTAGATATATTTTCTAGTTTACTTGATAGCTTAGAATCATCTACATGTTCTGCAATCTCATTAACATAGGACTTTATGCTTCTAGTTTTTATACTCTTATAGAAATCATCAAGGAATACAGTTTGAAAAAGCCATAGAAGAATTAATAAAATCCCTACAAATGAAGCTAAATATCCA
Proteins encoded in this window:
- a CDS encoding ABC transporter permease, which codes for MTSIAIRNLKIFFRDKSAIFFSLLSALIIIGLYALFLGDAITKDMKGIDNAEILINNWIMAGILAVTSITTTMGAFGTMVNDRSRKILKDFISSPIKRYELVGGYILSSFIIGVIMTFITLIIAEAYIYINDGELLSLVNTLKVIGLIIISVLSSSAMVFFMVSFFQSQNAFATASTVVGTLIGFLTGIYIPIGTLPEAVQFVVKVFPVSHSGALIRQVMMEDALVTSFAGAPSSYIDKFNLDMGVIYKFGDTTVSFTTSIIILIVTAVVFYILAILNMSRKIK
- a CDS encoding ABC transporter ATP-binding protein, encoding MNKIIEVNKLKKSFKDVQAVKGLDFYVEAGGLFAFLGPNGAGKSTTIDIISTLLQPDSGNITIDGYTLGKDDDKIRSIIGIVFQDSLLDPLLTVRENISLRGRFYGLSKSELTLAVEKASTAAGVVEFLDRPYGKLSGGQRRRADIARALINTPKILFLDEPTTGLDPQTRQNVWETIEKLQRENGMTIFLTTHYMEEAANADYVIVIDNGLISAKGTPMELKINYSSDNLKIKPRDFNLLQSTLDSEKISYKIISDVFVIPLKSTLESIPIIKKLENNIDSFEVVSGSMDDVFINITGKEIRG
- a CDS encoding amidohydrolase, giving the protein MTSILLRDGILYDLEKDKYDKKDILIVNGKIKEISDSLSDEYEDMEVIDLKEKLVFPGFIDCHTHLGIIEECTGKIGIDNNETSEPVTPHLNSIDAINPFDISFKDAIKSGVTCVMSGPGSNNVVGGRNVAIKTYGKIIDKMVVKNPVGFKVSLGENPLSTYGAKSKCPVTRMGTAALIRELFMKTEDYIDNKENGSIKERDIRLEAVIPVLKNQIPLRVHAHRADDIVTAVRIADEFNISKMVIEHGTEAHLVKSYLKERDIPVAFGPILTPRTKMELKSRKYSSIVELFEEGIKTAIITDHPYNSIECLRTVASVALAQGLSFNDTIKSITINAAEILTCQDRLGKVEAGYDADIVVYDGDPLDIKSKVELVIIDGKVVFKKD
- a CDS encoding LytTR family DNA-binding domain-containing protein, with translation MKLIIDQSLENKELEITIKCNLIDPKLEKLISQIRLYFFSIVGRKDGESFPIQLEDVYYFESIDDKTFTYCEKTVYECDLKLYELENQLGDTSFIRISKSCILNTLKLKSVKALLNGKMEASLLNGEKQIINRHYVKAIKRKLNI
- a CDS encoding HAMP domain-containing sensor histidine kinase — its product is MNQNKISIKWRIFGYLASFVGILLILLWLFQTVFLDDFYKSIKTRSIKSYVNEIAEHVDDSKLSSKLENISRENDMSVLIVKESGEIIYNTDSNPKNMLNKMTGDDIYSLYKKAFNNGGSTFQLFSREELKTNPFENSTGEKYGSHDRGAPLSMIYAKLVNRDNGSQAMIIASSLITPINSTVETLRVQLIYISLILILLSIVLAIFISRKISKPIININESAKKLAHGNYDTEFTGTGYLEIEELNDTLNYTARELSKVEDLRRELIANISHDLRTPLTMITGYAEVMRDIPGENTPENVQIIIDEARHLSTLVSDILDISKMQSGTQGLNISKFNITEAIREILKRYGKLIEKEGYSIEFLYDSDVYVNADEVKISQVIYNLINNAITYTGEDKKVIVSQNISSNKVKIEIVDTGQGIEEDMINHIWDRYYKSNKVHKRASIGTGLGLSIVKAVLEMHGAMYGVISETGKGSNFWFQLNLE